The genomic region CCCAGACCTGGTCACCACCGACACGGGGTGTAGCCGAGAGTAGCACTACCCGGAACGGCCCAACAATCTGCTTGGCCTCCTGTCCTTGCATGCGCAGCTGCTCGACAGCCTCGAGCGTCTGGCGAAATGCTTCGGACTGGTGCGCTTCGTCGAGGAACACCATGCTATCGCAGCAACACAGCGCCGCCTGCACCGGGAGAGCGTTGAGCCAACTGCGCCCGTAGCCATAGCCTCGAAAGAGCAGACGCGAACCGAACTGATCTACCGTGCTGGTCACAATGACCGGCTGTAGTGGCGAAGTCACCCAGTCGCGCTCCATGAAGCCACCGCCGCGCAGCCGAACCACGTCAAGGGGGCGGTCGCTCTGGGCCATGTCGCGCAGCACCCGGGCCACTTCGCCGACCACATCCTGCCTCTCTAAGGCTTCCTGTAGCTTCCTTGCGATGCGCTCAGCCAGGTCATAACTGGAATCCACCACAATGCGCCGGTCCACCACATAGAAAAAGCGTCGCGGCACACGTTCACAGCGTTGCGCGCGATAGGCCGCTTCGAAAATGGCAACCGGCAGCACCATGGTTTTGCCGGCTCCCGTGGGCAGTGCCAGCCATTTCGGCCATCCTTCAGTCAGGACACGCTCGGCCAGCTCTATCTGCCAGCCAAATGGCTCAAAGCCGGTCAGCTCTTGGAAAAAGTCGGCAAACTGATTTCTTTCGATCATGATGCGCCCTCTGGTATCGGTGCGAACAGTCCAAGCCCCCGATAGCGCCCCTTTCCAATAAGCAGCGGACCCCAGACTTTCCGATCAAATTCCACAAGGGTATGCACGCGCACATGACGTTGGCAGTAGCGAGGCAATGGGAAATCGGTCGCCCGAGGGGTCCCGCCAACCATAGAAACCAAGGAAAGCACAATGGCCACGGGCCGAGGAAATCCGGCCTGCTCACAGGAATCGGTCACAATGCGCTTTGCCTCTTCGCCGAATATGTCCCGGTCGCGGGGGTAGCGATCAAGCACCACAGGTGTCACGGAAGCCCAGAGCCGTGAGGGGCCAACCCATCGGCTTTCCTGCAGGCTATAGGGTAACATGCTTGAAGGATAGAGCAACGGTTCAAGACGCCAGGATCCAGGCCGGAGCCTGAGTTCCAGACCTTCCCGGAACAGCTGCCAGAGCTTGGTGCGATCCTCATCCAAAAGATCACGAGGTAGCGCCAGGGCACACCCCATCAGATGACCATCGCTGTGCCGATGTCCAACGGCAGGAAGAGCCAGAAAGGCCAGATGCGGGGCTTTAGAAACGCCCCCATCCGACGTGTGCCCGCTGATCGCTTCAGGAACTTCGCCATACAACTCCCGCCATCGGCTGATAAGCGCGCGGTGCAGCTGCGTGGTAATACCAGCAGTGGCCAACACAGGCAATGTAGGCCCACTCACCTGACGCAGAATGAGTAGGTCGTTCCACTCACCAGGCCGAATCCCCTCATCAGCAGGCGACACAGGCAAGCGCTGCACACGACCGTAGCGAATACGTCCGGCCGGAAGCACTCCTCGGATACCGCTTTGTTGATAGCGCTGGTAATAGTCAGGAAGCGAGGCCAGTACCCCCGGACGGGGTACCCGCAGGACGGCTTCAGGGGACCCTGTCTCTCCAGGTTGCCAACATTCATCCCATTCTTCGGGAAGCTGCTCCAGACGAACAAGTCGCACAAACGAGGACGAATGCCCCAGACAGCCCAGGCGCATGCACAGCCTGTCCAGGGCATTTAGCAGGTCTGAAGCTGGAGCTGCTTTCCAGACGAAGTAGACGTGGGTGTCGGGCTTAAGAAGCGCATAGGACAACGTGCGCAGGTTCTTTGTAGTGCGCAGATCAGGCAACGACTCCAGATTACGTCTGCCCTGTCGTCGTACGCCTACGTCGTTTGTTGGTACATAAGGGCGGAGTTCACGTCGGCCAACGATACCACCGCGCACATAAATGATCGGAGGTGGTTGCTGTTCAAGCCATTCCAGCAGCGCCTGCTCCTGTGTGTCCTCACCCGCCTCGAAGTAACAGGAGGCAAGCGCATAGAACAGTCGCGCCGGATGGGGCGGCCACTCAGGGTCCCCACGCTCCGAACGTGCACAGCTCCACCCGTTCAGATAGGTCAGCTCCAGAACGATCATGACTCTGCGTCCTCTTCTTCGGGCCCGAGCAAAGGATTGATGCGCTGCAGATTCTCACGGATCAGATCCTGCAACTCATTGCAGGGATGTAGCTCAATAAGCTTCCCGTCTACGTCGAACCCATGTCGAATCGCCTCATCTCTGGCCTCGTCAAAGAGCTTTCTGGCTTGCTCGAAATTGAGCCTCTCTATGGGTTCAGGCTTGCCCGGGTGCAGGGGCAGCAGTTCGACATTTCGAGATTCGGGCTGCAACAGACAACGTGAGCGGAGTGTATAGCCCCGTTCCCAGAGAGCCGTCAGGGCGCAGAGGGCAAGTGCTGCCAGATAAGTTCGAGCCACCTGGTTGACCTCCGAATCCGGGTCCGGATCGCCGAAATAAAGCTGACGAAGGGCGGCGAAATTGATCACACTGTTCTGCAGAGCATACCGGATGCTTACGCCGCCCGCTTCGATTCCGGCCAGAATGTTGCCATGATTGATGACCGAAGGCCGCCCGGCTTCTTTTTTATCGCCGGAGCGTCGAGCTACTTTTTTGGGGTTGCCCTTATCGTCTGTTACAGCGTTCTCCGGGCTAGGCGTCCAGTAAGGAAATTCACCCTTTTCATAAAGGATAATTCCTCTCTGAATGCCCAGTGGATCCACACGAACGGCGCCACGTTGACCTACCTCGACATAATAGCCGACAATTTCTGAAGCAATCAGGCGGGCGAATTTTGCTCCCAACCCACCGGTGCCCAGGCCCGTGGAATCCCAATAGCCGAATAGCAACGAGACAGGTGAAATTTCCAATACTCCGCGGGCATTGCGCGCTGTGGCCCGGACAAATTGCTGGCCAACCTCGGAGTCACGGAACGGTGTCCCGTTCAGATTACTATCTCGCA from Rhodothermus marinus DSM 4252 harbors:
- the csb2 gene encoding type I-G CRISPR-associated protein Csb2; this translates as MIVLELTYLNGWSCARSERGDPEWPPHPARLFYALASCYFEAGEDTQEQALLEWLEQQPPPIIYVRGGIVGRRELRPYVPTNDVGVRRQGRRNLESLPDLRTTKNLRTLSYALLKPDTHVYFVWKAAPASDLLNALDRLCMRLGCLGHSSSFVRLVRLEQLPEEWDECWQPGETGSPEAVLRVPRPGVLASLPDYYQRYQQSGIRGVLPAGRIRYGRVQRLPVSPADEGIRPGEWNDLLILRQVSGPTLPVLATAGITTQLHRALISRWRELYGEVPEAISGHTSDGGVSKAPHLAFLALPAVGHRHSDGHLMGCALALPRDLLDEDRTKLWQLFREGLELRLRPGSWRLEPLLYPSSMLPYSLQESRWVGPSRLWASVTPVVLDRYPRDRDIFGEEAKRIVTDSCEQAGFPRPVAIVLSLVSMVGGTPRATDFPLPRYCQRHVRVHTLVEFDRKVWGPLLIGKGRYRGLGLFAPIPEGAS
- the cas7g gene encoding type I-G CRISPR-associated RAMP protein Csb1/Cas7g gives rise to the protein MDYDKLKRAVAGEASAIRAITRLQPADGPGAKIFPPTYEQGRYCIEQRWVDGESVTCVLLDSVQSQANRMETALLDARRSGRLSFPDIEVVFPANLDLPFERISVLEAPHRIADAILRDSNLNGTPFRDSEVGQQFVRATARNARGVLEISPVSLLFGYWDSTGLGTGGLGAKFARLIASEIVGYYVEVGQRGAVRVDPLGIQRGIILYEKGEFPYWTPSPENAVTDDKGNPKKVARRSGDKKEAGRPSVINHGNILAGIEAGGVSIRYALQNSVINFAALRQLYFGDPDPDSEVNQVARTYLAALALCALTALWERGYTLRSRCLLQPESRNVELLPLHPGKPEPIERLNFEQARKLFDEARDEAIRHGFDVDGKLIELHPCNELQDLIRENLQRINPLLGPEEEDAES